From Deinococcus detaillensis, one genomic window encodes:
- the fmt gene encoding methionyl-tRNA formyltransferase, which translates to MSQRRKVAFFGSPAFALPVLDAILAAHEVVLVVAQPDKPVGRGLKLTAPPIAARAAELGLPLAQPTRLKKNTDFEVVLRGSGAEVAVTCAYGKILPAALLEVPKYGFLNTHTSLLPQLRGAAPIQWALISGLDTTGTTIMQTNVGMDTGPILLQEALPIASDWTSLDLSAALQTQAARLIVRALDTLDTLTPTAQNGAHATHAPMLDKSDGDVRWADSARAIYDRYRGVYAWPKTSAFVGGKRLKLLDMQLLELRPTEGAGQPAELLEVSAEGLRVACGAGALLIRTVQPEGKKAMSAADWQRGSNLKVGERFDAGNPLC; encoded by the coding sequence TTGAGTCAGCGCCGTAAGGTTGCCTTCTTCGGCTCGCCTGCTTTCGCGCTGCCGGTGCTGGACGCCATCTTGGCCGCGCACGAAGTGGTCTTGGTGGTGGCCCAGCCAGACAAACCCGTCGGACGCGGCCTGAAGCTGACTGCGCCGCCGATAGCCGCCCGCGCCGCCGAACTGGGCTTGCCCCTCGCGCAGCCGACCCGTCTCAAAAAGAACACCGACTTTGAAGTGGTGTTGCGCGGCAGCGGTGCGGAAGTGGCGGTAACTTGCGCGTACGGCAAGATTTTGCCCGCTGCACTCTTGGAAGTTCCGAAATACGGTTTCCTGAATACCCACACCAGTTTGCTGCCCCAGTTGCGCGGCGCGGCTCCGATTCAGTGGGCGCTGATTTCGGGGCTGGACACCACCGGAACCACTATCATGCAGACTAACGTGGGCATGGACACCGGGCCGATTTTGCTTCAGGAAGCGCTGCCGATTGCGTCGGACTGGACGAGCTTGGATCTTTCTGCGGCGCTGCAAACTCAGGCCGCCCGCTTGATCGTGCGGGCGCTGGATACCCTGGATACCCTGACGCCCACTGCCCAAAACGGCGCTCATGCCACCCACGCCCCGATGCTGGACAAGTCCGACGGTGACGTGCGCTGGGCGGATTCGGCGCGGGCCATTTACGACCGCTACCGGGGCGTGTATGCCTGGCCGAAAACCAGCGCTTTCGTGGGCGGAAAGCGGCTCAAGCTGTTGGATATGCAGTTGTTGGAGCTGCGGCCTACCGAAGGCGCGGGTCAGCCCGCCGAGCTGCTCGAAGTCAGTGCCGAGGGACTGCGGGTGGCCTGCGGTGCGGGCGCACTGCTCATCCGAACGGTGCAGCCGGAAGGCAAAAAAGCCATGTCCGCCGCCGACTGGCAGCGCGGCAGCAACTTGAAGGTGGGGGAGAGATTTGATGCGGGTAACCCGCTCTGCTGA
- the def gene encoding peptide deformylase produces the protein MPNPVLKPPALKPKVLRPQPSVYPLRLYGDPVLRRKANAVSDFAAPVNVPGYAAASLKQVARSLLETMFEARGVGIAAPQVGLSQRLFVAVEYEDDEEENEGQDRPLRSKVLRDFVFVNPVMTVLNKKKDADLTEGCLSIPNIYEEGVKRNRAVRIDYFDLDGKSQSVEAEDYLARVFQHEMDHLSGVLFLDHLPASVTDEYRRELSALQRQAKANLKELEG, from the coding sequence GTGCCTAATCCTGTCCTCAAACCCCCTGCGCTCAAACCCAAAGTGCTGCGCCCCCAGCCCAGCGTCTACCCGCTGCGCCTCTACGGCGATCCGGTGCTGCGCCGCAAAGCCAATGCCGTCAGCGACTTTGCCGCGCCCGTGAACGTGCCGGGTTACGCTGCCGCCAGCCTCAAACAAGTCGCCCGCAGCTTGCTCGAAACCATGTTTGAAGCGCGGGGTGTCGGTATTGCCGCGCCGCAAGTCGGCTTGTCGCAGCGCCTCTTTGTGGCTGTCGAGTACGAAGACGACGAAGAAGAAAACGAAGGCCAAGACCGGCCCCTCAGAAGTAAGGTGCTACGTGACTTCGTGTTCGTCAATCCGGTGATGACGGTACTCAACAAGAAAAAAGATGCGGACCTCACCGAAGGCTGCCTGAGTATTCCCAACATTTACGAAGAAGGCGTCAAGCGAAACCGGGCCGTGCGGATCGATTATTTTGATCTGGACGGCAAGTCCCAGAGCGTCGAGGCTGAGGATTATCTGGCCCGCGTCTTTCAGCATGAAATGGATCACCTGAGCGGCGTGCTGTTTTTGGATCACTTGCCCGCCAGCGTGACCGACGAGTACCGCAGGGAACTGAGCGCGTTGCAGCGGCAAGCCAAAGCCAATCTCAAAGAGTTGGAAGGTTGA